A stretch of Lactuca sativa cultivar Salinas chromosome 6, Lsat_Salinas_v11, whole genome shotgun sequence DNA encodes these proteins:
- the LOC111890010 gene encoding putative receptor-like protein kinase At5g39000 isoform X2 has product MEAFMEEFKHLKFQLEEIKLATTNFDNNNVIGKGGFGYVYKGVLRSHCEGRNVVAFKRLDRRYGQGDSEFWKEVLMLSRYRHENLISLLGFCDEDGEKILVYEHASHGSLDHHLSRPTLTWRQRLKICLGAAMGLSYLHDPKGTQQRVLHRDIKSSNILLDENWNAKVSDMGLSKIAPANQQHTFLVSNVVGTFGYLDPMYLAMSILTKESDVYSFGVVLFEVLCGRLCFEYNKGHLRSLVHLWKKNYKQKKLDEIIFQDLKQQMDPSSLETYSDIAYRCLQKSRDERPKMCEVVEKLEIALRFQEIFEESMNYEEIIKTAIPPLVYRSLEELKILLSKGIFLNRGRTMGRNVICYQQEWL; this is encoded by the exons ATGGAGGCATTCATGGAAGAGTTTAAACATCTTAAATTCCAACTGGAAGAGATAAAGTTAGCGACGACCAACTTTgataacaacaacgttattgggAAAGGTGGATTTGGTTATGTGTACAAAGGAGTACTACGCTCTCACTGTGAGGGTAGAAATGTGGTGGCTTTTAAACGTCTTGATCGTAGATATGGGCAAGGAGACTCTGAGTTTTGGAAAGAAGTCTTAATGCTTTCTCGTTACAGACATGAAAATCTCATCTCTCTCCTTGGATTCTGTGATGAAGATGGTGAGAAGATCCTTGTGTACGAACATGCATCTCATGGAAGCCTCGATCACCACTTAAGTAGACCTACTCTCACATGGCGACAACGCCTAAAGATATGCCTTGGGGCTGCAATGGGACTGAGCTACCTTCATGATCCAAAAGGGACACAACAAAGAGTTCTCCATCGTGATATAAAAAGTTCCAATATTTTACTTGATGAGAATTGGAATGCTAAAGTTTCAGACATGGGATTATCGAAAATTGCACCTGCTAATCAGCAGCACACCTTTCTTGTCTCCAATGTTGTAGGCACCTTTGGGTATTTAGATCCGATGTATCTGGCCATGAGCATTCTAACAAAAGAATCAGATGTATATTCTTTCGGTGTGGTCTTATTTGAAGTATTGTGTGGGAGACTATGTTTTGAATATAACAAAGGTCATTTACGAAGTTTAGTGCATTTGTGGAAAAAAAACTACAAACAAAAGAAATTGGATGAAATTATCTTTCAAGATTTGAAGCAACAGATGGATCCAAGTTCATTGGAAACATATTCAGACATTGCTTATCGATGTTTGCAGAAATCACGTGATGAAAGGCCAAAGATGTGTGAGGTTGTTGAAAAACTTGAGATCGCTCTTCGATTTCAGGAGATTTTTGAAGAATCAATGAACTATGAAGAGATCATTAAGACTGCAATACCTCCTCTTGTCTACAGATCCTTAGAGGAGCTAAAGATTCTTCTTTCAAAAGGAATATTCCTTAACCGGGGCAGAACG atgggaagaaatgttatatgCTATCAGCAAGAGTGGCTTTAA
- the LOC111890010 gene encoding putative receptor-like protein kinase At5g39000 isoform X1, which translates to MEAFMEEFKHLKFQLEEIKLATTNFDNNNVIGKGGFGYVYKGVLRSHCEGRNVVAFKRLDRRYGQGDSEFWKEVLMLSRYRHENLISLLGFCDEDGEKILVYEHASHGSLDHHLSRPTLTWRQRLKICLGAAMGLSYLHDPKGTQQRVLHRDIKSSNILLDENWNAKVSDMGLSKIAPANQQHTFLVSNVVGTFGYLDPMYLAMSILTKESDVYSFGVVLFEVLCGRLCFEYNKGHLRSLVHLWKKNYKQKKLDEIIFQDLKQQMDPSSLETYSDIAYRCLQKSRDERPKMCEVVEKLEIALRFQEIFEESMNYEEIIKTAIPPLVYRSLEELKILLSKGIFLNRGRTWFSLAKDGKKCYMLSARVALID; encoded by the exons ATGGAGGCATTCATGGAAGAGTTTAAACATCTTAAATTCCAACTGGAAGAGATAAAGTTAGCGACGACCAACTTTgataacaacaacgttattgggAAAGGTGGATTTGGTTATGTGTACAAAGGAGTACTACGCTCTCACTGTGAGGGTAGAAATGTGGTGGCTTTTAAACGTCTTGATCGTAGATATGGGCAAGGAGACTCTGAGTTTTGGAAAGAAGTCTTAATGCTTTCTCGTTACAGACATGAAAATCTCATCTCTCTCCTTGGATTCTGTGATGAAGATGGTGAGAAGATCCTTGTGTACGAACATGCATCTCATGGAAGCCTCGATCACCACTTAAGTAGACCTACTCTCACATGGCGACAACGCCTAAAGATATGCCTTGGGGCTGCAATGGGACTGAGCTACCTTCATGATCCAAAAGGGACACAACAAAGAGTTCTCCATCGTGATATAAAAAGTTCCAATATTTTACTTGATGAGAATTGGAATGCTAAAGTTTCAGACATGGGATTATCGAAAATTGCACCTGCTAATCAGCAGCACACCTTTCTTGTCTCCAATGTTGTAGGCACCTTTGGGTATTTAGATCCGATGTATCTGGCCATGAGCATTCTAACAAAAGAATCAGATGTATATTCTTTCGGTGTGGTCTTATTTGAAGTATTGTGTGGGAGACTATGTTTTGAATATAACAAAGGTCATTTACGAAGTTTAGTGCATTTGTGGAAAAAAAACTACAAACAAAAGAAATTGGATGAAATTATCTTTCAAGATTTGAAGCAACAGATGGATCCAAGTTCATTGGAAACATATTCAGACATTGCTTATCGATGTTTGCAGAAATCACGTGATGAAAGGCCAAAGATGTGTGAGGTTGTTGAAAAACTTGAGATCGCTCTTCGATTTCAGGAGATTTTTGAAGAATCAATGAACTATGAAGAGATCATTAAGACTGCAATACCTCCTCTTGTCTACAGATCCTTAGAGGAGCTAAAGATTCTTCTTTCAAAAGGAATATTCCTTAACCGGGGCAGAACG TGGTTTTCTCTTGCAAAagatgggaagaaatgttatatgCTATCAGCAAGAGTGGCTTTAATTGACTAA